A portion of the Methanobrevibacter boviskoreani JH1 genome contains these proteins:
- a CDS encoding Tex family protein — translation MISKQLSKELNIRPQQSEAVIKLIDDGNTIPFIARYRKEATGSLDDTVLRKFNERLNYLRNLESRKETIMESIKEQGKLTSTLKDSIDKALTLVELEDLYLPYKKKRATRASKARDKGLGPLSEIILDQDINEPVENIAKDFLNDKVKTIKDAIKGAMDIIAEDIAENAKFRKRIRDDTYKNGDISIKAKDDNVESEYEMYYDYDESIYDITPHRILAINRGEKEGILKIKIDTDDDEIKQYIANHTIKPNKYTDEIIEDSIDDSYKRLIKPAIERDIRSILKEEAEDKSIKVFSKNLEQLLLTSPIENKTVLGWDPAFRTGCKIAIVDPTGKVLDHCVIYPTEPQNKVKESKETISKLIEKYNVDLIALGNGTASRESEQIIADMIKEYNLNCQYVIVSEAGASVYSASKLADKEFPDYDVGARSAISIARRLQDPLAELVKIDPKSIGVGQYQHDMNQKKLNESLSEVVEKVVNDVGVNLNTASPALLSYVSGISNTVAGNIVKYREENGEFTSRKELKKVKKLGPKTFEQCAGFTKVPNSKNPLDNTTVHPESYKATEKLLKQLGYTLDDIGRNDLKLDNLDYKELSSELGIGEITLKDIVKELKKPGRDPRDEMPEPILRNDVLEMKDLKEGMILKGTVRNVVDFGAFVDIGVHQDGLVHISELVEDQFVKHPLDIVSVGDIVDVRVLSVDLNRNRINLSMII, via the coding sequence ATAATTTCCAAACAACTATCTAAAGAACTAAATATTAGACCTCAGCAAAGTGAGGCTGTTATAAAACTAATTGATGATGGAAACACAATACCATTTATTGCAAGATATCGTAAAGAAGCAACAGGTTCCCTTGATGATACTGTTTTAAGAAAATTCAATGAACGGTTAAACTATTTAAGAAATCTTGAAAGTAGAAAGGAAACAATTATGGAAAGCATCAAAGAGCAAGGAAAATTAACCTCTACTTTAAAAGATTCAATTGACAAAGCATTAACCCTTGTTGAACTTGAGGATTTATACCTACCCTATAAGAAAAAACGGGCAACACGAGCAAGCAAAGCACGAGACAAAGGTCTCGGACCATTATCTGAAATCATACTTGATCAGGATATTAATGAACCGGTTGAAAACATTGCAAAGGATTTTCTAAATGACAAGGTTAAGACCATTAAAGATGCAATTAAGGGTGCGATGGATATTATTGCAGAGGACATTGCAGAAAATGCTAAATTTAGAAAAAGAATACGTGATGATACTTATAAGAATGGAGACATTTCAATAAAGGCCAAAGATGATAATGTTGAATCCGAGTATGAGATGTATTATGATTATGATGAATCCATATATGACATTACACCTCACAGAATCCTTGCAATTAATCGTGGTGAGAAGGAAGGTATTTTAAAAATCAAAATCGATACCGATGACGATGAGATTAAACAATATATTGCAAACCATACAATAAAACCAAATAAATACACTGATGAGATCATAGAGGATTCCATTGACGATTCATATAAAAGACTTATCAAACCTGCAATTGAAAGGGATATACGTTCTATCTTAAAGGAAGAGGCTGAGGATAAATCTATTAAAGTTTTCTCAAAAAACCTTGAACAATTACTTCTTACAAGCCCAATCGAAAATAAAACAGTTTTAGGATGGGATCCCGCATTTAGAACAGGTTGTAAAATAGCCATTGTGGATCCAACTGGAAAGGTATTAGACCACTGTGTAATATATCCAACGGAACCTCAAAATAAGGTTAAGGAAAGTAAAGAAACAATATCAAAACTCATTGAAAAATATAATGTTGATTTAATAGCCCTTGGAAACGGTACCGCTTCAAGGGAATCTGAGCAGATCATTGCAGATATGATTAAAGAATACAATCTTAACTGCCAATATGTTATTGTATCCGAAGCAGGTGCTAGTGTTTATTCTGCAAGTAAACTTGCAGACAAGGAATTTCCGGATTATGATGTAGGTGCACGTAGTGCAATATCCATTGCAAGAAGATTGCAAGATCCACTTGCGGAACTTGTAAAAATAGATCCCAAATCCATTGGTGTAGGACAATACCAACATGATATGAATCAGAAAAAATTAAATGAATCATTAAGTGAGGTTGTAGAAAAGGTAGTAAATGACGTAGGTGTAAACCTCAATACTGCATCACCTGCACTTTTATCCTATGTATCAGGTATTTCAAATACAGTTGCAGGAAACATTGTTAAATACAGAGAAGAAAACGGGGAATTCACAAGTAGAAAAGAACTTAAAAAGGTAAAGAAATTAGGTCCTAAAACATTTGAACAATGTGCAGGATTTACAAAAGTACCGAATTCTAAAAACCCGTTAGATAACACCACCGTTCATCCAGAATCATATAAGGCTACCGAAAAGCTATTGAAACAATTAGGTTACACTTTAGATGATATCGGTCGTAACGATTTAAAACTAGATAATCTTGACTATAAAGAACTTTCCTCTGAATTAGGTATTGGAGAGATAACCTTAAAGGATATTGTAAAGGAGCTTAAAAAACCAGGCCGTGATCCCCGTGATGAAATGCCCGAACCAATACTTAGAAACGATGTGCTGGAAATGAAAGATTTAAAAGAAGGAATGATTCTTAAAGGTACAGTGAGAAATGTAGTCGATTTTGGTGCATTTGTAGATATTGGAGTTCATCAAGACGGATTGGTCCATATCTCAGAGCTTGTTGAAGATCAATTTGTAAAACATCCACTAGATATTGTAAGTGTCGGGGATATTGTAGATGTTAGGGTTTTAAGTGTTGATTTAAATAGAAATAGAATTAATCTATCTATGATAATTTAA